In Elaeis guineensis isolate ETL-2024a chromosome 1, EG11, whole genome shotgun sequence, a genomic segment contains:
- the LOC105039084 gene encoding uncharacterized protein isoform X2, which produces MGGGRRKSGKNRAHGGRAADGGGTRPLFAGSRSVSARHFAGSSPLLSSTYAIDGSFRGGRGKKNGSGRPQGRGNAFGYAYPTSPEETSGGDDAGRSILLARSGDNPPIVAFVDSSPCEEPGVGVPSYAYDPAVVGGVGLGFRCEEEEEEIVVYNPAKVGRVGLGFRGGEEEEEEVGQVGLGFRGDEEEKEEKEEGEEEEEEERNDEGEEMVGFDSYSTPDVKQEGTGKGFLSIGGVRVYTEDTSSPSEASDGFEDDDTDDGDGDSSEEDGMSDSADESLPDGEEEAHSDGDSLSFDDDSDIDDEVAEDYMEGIGGSSELLSTGWLVSENLESSDDDDGSLKSGNSSDGDNGKLGGIALMNASKEYGMKKPSSRKGKGSSRNWMSGSTVVDGGLSALDDMLFVKDPRMASRKKKSSSHLSQSWPRDARKSKKYKNVPGGKKKHRKELIAMKRRQRMINRGVDLDQINSKLRKMVLDEVDMLSFEPMHSHDCSQVQRLASIYHLWSGRQGSGKKRFVTVNRTGQTCLPSSRDKVRLDKLLGAGLEDDDFVVSHGNKTKPQEQAKGRTKTGRRLTLGPAFYQRTEMHHSAPSKLTKNGEASGKRKGVRKQISSSYAERPVSFISCGIMQVNSMTENMAVDPHGSTKCEKSAKSRSSKLGAFEEHTKGFGSKMMAKMGFVDGAGLGKEGQGMVQPIEVIKRPKSLGLGVQITPDISDVRVKPESLGAFEKHTKGFGSRMMAKMGFVPGTGLGKDAQGIINPLTAVKLPKSRGLGAK; this is translated from the exons ATGGGCGGCGGGAGGCGGAAGTCCGGCAAGAACCGGGCCCACGGCGGCCGAGCCGCCGATGGCGGCGGAACCCGCCCTCTATTTGCCGGTAGCCGATCCGTCTCCGCCCGGCACTTTGCGggctcctctcctctcctttcCTCGACTTATGCAATTGATGGAAGCTTCCGAGGCGGCCGGGGGAAGAAGAACGGATCTGGTCGGCCACAGGGAAGGGGAAATGCCTTCGGTTACGCCTACCCGACCTCCCCTGAGGAGACTAGCGGCGGCGATGACGCCGGCCGCTCGATCCTTCTCGCCCGGTCCGGCGATAACCCGCCGATCGTTGCTTTCGTGGACTCGAGCCCGTGCGAGGAACCGGGCGTTGGGGTACCTTCTTATGCTTATGATCCGGCCGTGGTCGGAGGTGTGGGGTTAGGTTTTCGTtgtgaagaggaggaggaggagatcgtGGTTTACAATCCGGCGAAGGTTGGACGTGTTGGGTTAGGGTTTCGTGGtggtgaggaggaggaggaggaagttgGACAGGTTGGGTTAGGGTTTCGTGGTgatgaggaggagaaagaagaaaaggaagaaggagaagaggaggaggaagaagaaaggaaTGATGAAGGGGAAGAAATGGTGGGATTTGACTCGTACTCGACTCCAGATGTCAAGCAAGAGGGAACAGGTAAGGGCTTTCTGTCAATTGGTGGAGTTAGAGTGTATACAGAGGACACTTCTTCGCCTTCTGAGGCGAGTGACGGATTTGAAGATGATGATACCGATGATGGAGATGGAGATTCTTCCGAGGAGGATGGGATGTCGGATTCTGCTGACGAATCCTTACCAGATGGTGAAGAAGAAGCGCACTCTGATGGCGATTCGTTGTCTTTTGATGATGATTCTGATATTGATGATGAGGTGGCTGAAGATTACATGGAAGGTATCGGTGGCAGTTCTGAGTTGCTAAGTACTGGGTGGCTGGTGTCTGAGAATTTGGAAtcatctgatgatgatgatggttcTTTGAAGAGTGGCAATAGCAGTGATGGAGATAACGGGAAATTAGGGGGGATTGCTCTGATGAATGCATCAAAAGAGTATGGCATGAAGAAGCCCAGTTCAAGGAAGGGGAAGGGCAGTTCAAGGAACTGGATGTCTGGTTCCACAGTTGTGGATGGTGGGTTATCAGCATTGGATGATATGTTGTTTGTGAAGGATCCTCGAATGGCTTCAAGGAAAAAGAAGTCCTCTTCTCATCTTTCACAATCCTGGCCTCGTGATGCTCGGAAAAGTAAGAAGTACAAGAATGTTCCAG GTGGGAAAAAGAAGCATCGCAAAGAACTGATTGCAATGAAGCGTCGCCAGCGTATGATCAATCGTGGTGttgatttggatcaaataaattct AAACTGAGGAAGATGGTCCTAGATGAGGTTGACATGCTGTCGTTCGAACCAATGCATTCCCATGATTGTTCACAG gtGCAGCGACTAGCATCAATTTATCACCTATGGAGCGGCCGTCAGGGTTCAGGCAAGAAAAG ATTTGTGACTGTGAACCGGACTGGACAGACATGCTTGCCATCTTCAAGAGATAAAGTTCGCCTAGATAAG CTGCTTGGAGCAGGTTTGGAGGATGATGACTTTGTTGTCAGTCATGGAAACAAGACAAAACCTCAGGAGCAAGCAAAAGGTAGAACCAAGACAGGCAGAAGGCTAACTTTAGGTCCAGCTTTCTATCAAAGGACAGAAATGCACCATTCTGCCCCATCAAAGCTAACAAAGAATGGTGAAGCGAGTGGAAAGAGGAAAGGGGTCAGGAAGCAGATCTCAAGCTCGTATGCAGAAAGACCAGTTTCATTTATTTCTTGTGGCATTATGCAAGTTAATTCAATGACAGAGAATATGGCTGTGGATCCACATGGAAGTACCAAATGTGAAAAGTCTGCTAAAAGTAGGTCTTCCAAATTGGGTGCGTTTGAGGAACATACCAAAGGTTTTGGTTCAAAAATGATGGCTAAGATGGGATTTGTTGATGGTGCCGGGCTGGGAAAAGAAGGCCAAGGAATGGTTCAGCCCATAGAAGTTATCAAACGGCCCAAATCTCTAGGATTGGGTGTTCAAATTACTCCGGATATCAGTGATGTAAGAGTAAAACCAGAAAGTTTGGGTGCCTTCGAGAAGCATACTAAGGGATTTGGATCTCGGATGATGGCAAAGATGGGTTTTGTTCCAGGTACAGGCTTAGGAAAGGATGCCCAGGGGATCATCAACCCGTTGACTGCTGTTAAGCTGCCAAAGTCACGGGGATTGGGAGCCAAGTAG
- the LOC105039084 gene encoding uncharacterized protein isoform X1, with protein sequence MGGGRRKSGKNRAHGGRAADGGGTRPLFAGSRSVSARHFAGSSPLLSSTYAIDGSFRGGRGKKNGSGRPQGRGNAFGYAYPTSPEETSGGDDAGRSILLARSGDNPPIVAFVDSSPCEEPGVGVPSYAYDPAVVGGVGLGFRCEEEEEEIVVYNPAKVGRVGLGFRGGEEEEEEVGQVGLGFRGDEEEKEEKEEGEEEEEEERNDEGEEMVGFDSYSTPDVKQEGTGKGFLSIGGVRVYTEDTSSPSEASDGFEDDDTDDGDGDSSEEDGMSDSADESLPDGEEEAHSDGDSLSFDDDSDIDDEVAEDYMEGIGGSSELLSTGWLVSENLESSDDDDGSLKSGNSSDGDNGKLGGIALMNASKEYGMKKPSSRKGKGSSRNWMSGSTVVDGGLSALDDMLFVKDPRMASRKKKSSSHLSQSWPRDARKSKKYKNVPGGKKKHRKELIAMKRRQRMINRGVDLDQINSVRLIKLRKMVLDEVDMLSFEPMHSHDCSQVQRLASIYHLWSGRQGSGKKRFVTVNRTGQTCLPSSRDKVRLDKLLGAGLEDDDFVVSHGNKTKPQEQAKGRTKTGRRLTLGPAFYQRTEMHHSAPSKLTKNGEASGKRKGVRKQISSSYAERPVSFISCGIMQVNSMTENMAVDPHGSTKCEKSAKSRSSKLGAFEEHTKGFGSKMMAKMGFVDGAGLGKEGQGMVQPIEVIKRPKSLGLGVQITPDISDVRVKPESLGAFEKHTKGFGSRMMAKMGFVPGTGLGKDAQGIINPLTAVKLPKSRGLGAK encoded by the exons ATGGGCGGCGGGAGGCGGAAGTCCGGCAAGAACCGGGCCCACGGCGGCCGAGCCGCCGATGGCGGCGGAACCCGCCCTCTATTTGCCGGTAGCCGATCCGTCTCCGCCCGGCACTTTGCGggctcctctcctctcctttcCTCGACTTATGCAATTGATGGAAGCTTCCGAGGCGGCCGGGGGAAGAAGAACGGATCTGGTCGGCCACAGGGAAGGGGAAATGCCTTCGGTTACGCCTACCCGACCTCCCCTGAGGAGACTAGCGGCGGCGATGACGCCGGCCGCTCGATCCTTCTCGCCCGGTCCGGCGATAACCCGCCGATCGTTGCTTTCGTGGACTCGAGCCCGTGCGAGGAACCGGGCGTTGGGGTACCTTCTTATGCTTATGATCCGGCCGTGGTCGGAGGTGTGGGGTTAGGTTTTCGTtgtgaagaggaggaggaggagatcgtGGTTTACAATCCGGCGAAGGTTGGACGTGTTGGGTTAGGGTTTCGTGGtggtgaggaggaggaggaggaagttgGACAGGTTGGGTTAGGGTTTCGTGGTgatgaggaggagaaagaagaaaaggaagaaggagaagaggaggaggaagaagaaaggaaTGATGAAGGGGAAGAAATGGTGGGATTTGACTCGTACTCGACTCCAGATGTCAAGCAAGAGGGAACAGGTAAGGGCTTTCTGTCAATTGGTGGAGTTAGAGTGTATACAGAGGACACTTCTTCGCCTTCTGAGGCGAGTGACGGATTTGAAGATGATGATACCGATGATGGAGATGGAGATTCTTCCGAGGAGGATGGGATGTCGGATTCTGCTGACGAATCCTTACCAGATGGTGAAGAAGAAGCGCACTCTGATGGCGATTCGTTGTCTTTTGATGATGATTCTGATATTGATGATGAGGTGGCTGAAGATTACATGGAAGGTATCGGTGGCAGTTCTGAGTTGCTAAGTACTGGGTGGCTGGTGTCTGAGAATTTGGAAtcatctgatgatgatgatggttcTTTGAAGAGTGGCAATAGCAGTGATGGAGATAACGGGAAATTAGGGGGGATTGCTCTGATGAATGCATCAAAAGAGTATGGCATGAAGAAGCCCAGTTCAAGGAAGGGGAAGGGCAGTTCAAGGAACTGGATGTCTGGTTCCACAGTTGTGGATGGTGGGTTATCAGCATTGGATGATATGTTGTTTGTGAAGGATCCTCGAATGGCTTCAAGGAAAAAGAAGTCCTCTTCTCATCTTTCACAATCCTGGCCTCGTGATGCTCGGAAAAGTAAGAAGTACAAGAATGTTCCAG GTGGGAAAAAGAAGCATCGCAAAGAACTGATTGCAATGAAGCGTCGCCAGCGTATGATCAATCGTGGTGttgatttggatcaaataaattctgTAAGGCTGATT AAACTGAGGAAGATGGTCCTAGATGAGGTTGACATGCTGTCGTTCGAACCAATGCATTCCCATGATTGTTCACAG gtGCAGCGACTAGCATCAATTTATCACCTATGGAGCGGCCGTCAGGGTTCAGGCAAGAAAAG ATTTGTGACTGTGAACCGGACTGGACAGACATGCTTGCCATCTTCAAGAGATAAAGTTCGCCTAGATAAG CTGCTTGGAGCAGGTTTGGAGGATGATGACTTTGTTGTCAGTCATGGAAACAAGACAAAACCTCAGGAGCAAGCAAAAGGTAGAACCAAGACAGGCAGAAGGCTAACTTTAGGTCCAGCTTTCTATCAAAGGACAGAAATGCACCATTCTGCCCCATCAAAGCTAACAAAGAATGGTGAAGCGAGTGGAAAGAGGAAAGGGGTCAGGAAGCAGATCTCAAGCTCGTATGCAGAAAGACCAGTTTCATTTATTTCTTGTGGCATTATGCAAGTTAATTCAATGACAGAGAATATGGCTGTGGATCCACATGGAAGTACCAAATGTGAAAAGTCTGCTAAAAGTAGGTCTTCCAAATTGGGTGCGTTTGAGGAACATACCAAAGGTTTTGGTTCAAAAATGATGGCTAAGATGGGATTTGTTGATGGTGCCGGGCTGGGAAAAGAAGGCCAAGGAATGGTTCAGCCCATAGAAGTTATCAAACGGCCCAAATCTCTAGGATTGGGTGTTCAAATTACTCCGGATATCAGTGATGTAAGAGTAAAACCAGAAAGTTTGGGTGCCTTCGAGAAGCATACTAAGGGATTTGGATCTCGGATGATGGCAAAGATGGGTTTTGTTCCAGGTACAGGCTTAGGAAAGGATGCCCAGGGGATCATCAACCCGTTGACTGCTGTTAAGCTGCCAAAGTCACGGGGATTGGGAGCCAAGTAG
- the LOC105039085 gene encoding transmembrane 9 superfamily member 11, which produces MASKICATISTIFFSLLLLPSGHGFYLPGSYPHKYGVGDPLSVKANSLTSIETELPYGYYSLPFCRPQEGIKDMAENLGELLMGDRIENSPYRFKMRTNESDVFLCRSGPLSADDFNLLKKRIDEMYQVNLILDNLPAIRYTNRDGFLLRWTGYPVGIKVADGYYLFNHLKFTVLVHKYEETNVASVMGTGDAAEMIPSKSGKSGPPGYMVVGFEVVPCSFQHDPESVKNAKMYDKYPAKINCDPATVAMAIKENQPVVFSYEVEFVESDIKWPSRWDAYLKMEGAKVHWFSILNSLMVIAFLAGIVLVILLRTVRRDLTRYEELDKEAQAQMNEELSGWKLVVSDVFRAPDNPTLLCVMVGDGLRILGMAVVTILFAALGFMSPASRGTLITGMLFFYMVLGILAGYGAVRLWKTLRSGDHSGWVSVSWRVACFFPGIAFLILTILNFLLWGSHSTGAIPFSLFVILLLLWFCISVPLTMVGGFLGAKAPHLEYPVRTNQIPREIPPQRYPSWLLVLGAGTLPFGTLFIELFFIMSSLWMGRVYYVFGFLFIVLILLVVVCAEVSLVLTYMHLCVEDWRWWWKAFFASGSVAIYIFLYSVNYLVFDLKSLSGPVSATLYLGYSLLMVLAIMLATGTVGFISSFWFVHFLFSSVKLD; this is translated from the coding sequence ATGGCTTCCAAGATTTGCGCCACGATCTCCAcgatcttcttctctctcctccttcTCCCCTCCGGCCATGGCTTCTACCTCCCCGGTAGCTACCCCCACAAGTACGGCGTCGGCGACCCTCTTTCCGTTAAGGCGAACTCCCTCACCTCCATCGAGACCGAGCTCCCCTATGGGTACTACTCGCTCCCCTTCTGCCGGCCCCAGGAGGGCATCAAGGACATGGCCGAGAACCTGGGCGAGCTCCTCATGGGCGACCGCATCGAGAACTCCCCCTACCGCTTCAAGATGCGCACCAACGAGTCCGACGTCTTCCTCTGCCGCTCCGGCCCCCTCTCCGCCGACGATTTCAACCTCCTCAAGAAGCGGATCGACGAGATGTACCAGGTCAACCTCATCCTCGACAACCTCCCCGCCATCCGCTACACCAATCGCGACGGATTCCTCCTCCGCTGGACCGGCTACCCCGTCGGCATCAAGGTCGCCGACGGCTACTACCTCTTCAACCACCTCAAGTTCACCGTTCTAGTCCACAAGTACGAGGAGACCAATGTGGCCTCCGTCATGGGCACCGGCGACGCTGCCGAGATGATCCCCTCTAAATCCGGCAAGTCCGGCCCGCCGGGGTACATGGTCGtcggcttcgaggtcgtcccctGCAGCTTCCAGCACGATCCCGAGTCGGTCAAGAACGCCAAGATGTATGACAAGTACCCGGCGAAGATCAATTGCGACCCGGCGACGGTGGCGATGGCGATCAAGGAGAACCAGCCCGTGGTCTTCAGCTACGAGGTCGAATTCGTGGAGAGCGACATCAAGTGGCCGTCGCGGTGGGACGCCTACCTCAAGATGGAGGGCGCCAAGGTGCACTGGTTCTCGATCCTCAACTCGTTGATGGTCATCGCCTTCCTCGCCGGGATCGTTCTCGTGATCTTGCTCCGGACGGTGCGCCGGGACCTGACGCGCTACGAGGAGCTGGATAAGGAGGCGCAGGCGCAGATGAATGAGGAGCTCTCCGGGTGGAAGCTCGTGGTCAGCGACGTTTTCCGGGCGCCGGACAATCCCACGCTGCTTTGCGTCATGGTCGGCGACGGCCTACGGATTCTCGGCATGGCGGTGGTGACCATCCTGTTTGCCGCGCTCGGGTTCATGTCTCCGGCTTCTCGAGGAACTCTGATCACCGGAATGCTCTTCTTCTACATGGTTCTTGGCATTCTGGCCGGTTATGGTGCTGTGAGGCTCTGGAAGACCTTGCGATCCGGCGATCATTCCGGCTGGGTTTCGGTCTCGTGGCGCGTTGCTTGCTTCTTCCCCGGCATCGCCTTTCTCATCCTCACCATTCTCAATTTCCTCCTTTGGGGGAGTCACAGCACCGGAGCCATCCCCTTCAGTCTGTTCGTTATATTGCTTCTGCTCTGGTTCTGCATCTCGGTGCCTCTCACCATGGTGGGCGGATTCCTCGGGGCGAAAGCACCTCACTTGGAGTACCCTGTGAGGACCAATCAGATCCCTCGCGAAATCCCTCCCCAGAGGTACCCATCCTGGCTGCTGGTGCTGGGTGCCGGCACGCTGCCATTCGGTACTCTGTTCATCGAGCTCTTCTTTATAATGTCGAGCTTGTGGATGGGCCGGGTCTACTATGTCTTCGGCTTTCTCTTCATTGTTTTGATCCTTCTCGTCGTCGTGTGCGCCGAAGTTTCACTCGTCCTCACTTACATGCACCTGTGTGTGGAGGACTGGAGGTGGTGGTGGAAGGCATTCTTTGCGTCCGGGTCGGTGGCCATATACATTTTCTTGTACTCGGTGAACTACCTGGTGTTTGATCTCAAGAGTTTGAGCGGCCCGGTCTCGGCCACACTCTACCTTGGCTACTCGCTCCTAATGGTTCTTGCAATCATGCTTGCCACCGGCACCGTCGGGTTCATTTCTTCCTTCTGGTTTGTTCACTTCCTTTTCTCCTCAGTGAAGCTAGATTGA